Genomic segment of Archangium lipolyticum:
CGCGAGGGGCGAGCACCAGGCAGGAGCCGGCCACCAGGGAGCCGAAGATTTCGGCGATGGAGGCGTCGAAGCTCAGGGCGGCGAACTGCAGGACGCGGCTGGTGGGGGTGAAGCCGTGGTGACGGGCGGCGGCCAGGGACGTGTTGCACAGGCCGCGGTGGTGCAGCAGGGTGCCCTTGGGCTGACCGGTGGAGCCGGAGGTGTAGATGATGTAGGCGAGGTTGTCGGGGCCCACGGGGGAGGAGGGAGGCGTGGTGGGCTGGGAGGCAACCTGGTGCCAGTCGGAGTCGAGGCAGAGGAGCTGGCCGTAGGCGGGCAGCTCATCGGCGAGGCTCTCCTGGGTGAGGAGGACGGGGGCGCCGCAGTCCTGAAGCAGGAAGCCGAGGCGAGCGGCGGGGAGGGAAGGCTCCAGGGGGACATAGGTGCCGCCAGCCTTGAGGATGGCGAGCAGACCGATGACCAGCTCGAAGGAGCGCTCCAGGCAGAGGGCGACGGGAGTCTCCACGCCGACGCCCAGGGAGAGCAGGTGGTGGGCGAGCTGATTGGAGCGCTCCTCCAGCTCCCGGAAGGAGAGGGTGGAGTCGCCGACGCACAGGGCGGGAGCGTCCGGGGAGCGGGCGGCGACAGCCTGGACCAGGTGGTGGGCGCAGGAGTCGGAGGGGAAGGGCGTGGTGGTGGCGTTCCACTCCACGAGCACCTGGTGCCGTTCCTGCTCGGACAGCAGCGACAGCTCTCCCAGGCGCTGCCCGGGGTTCGCGACCATCGCCTCCAGCACCCGCTGGTAGTGCCGCGACATCCGCGCGACCGTCTCCTCGTCGAAGAGGTCGGTGCTGTACTCCCAGTGGCCTCGCAGCCCCTCGGGGGACTCCTCCAGCGCCACGGTGAGATCGAACTTGGCCGTCCGGGCCTCGCTCTCGACGGCGCCGAGCTTCACTCCGGGTAGCTCCAGATCCACGTCCGGCGCGTTCTGCAGCAGCAGCTTCACCTGGAAGAGCGGGGCGTGTCCGAGGCTGCGCTCGGGGTTGAGCTCACGCACCAGCTCCTCGAAGGGCACATCCTGGTGCGCGTAGGCGGCCAGGGCCGTCTCCCGGGCCTTCGCCAGCAGCTCGCGGAAGCTCGGGTTGCCCGACAGGTCTCCGCGCATGACGAGCTGGTTCACGAAGAAGCCCAGCAGGCCCTCCGTCTCGGCGCGGTTGCGGTTGGCGATGTCCGTGCCGACCACCACGTCCGTCTGCCCGCTGTAGCGCGAGACCACCGCCTGGAAGGCCGTCAGCAACGTCATGTACAGCGTGACGCCCTCGCGGCGGCTCAGCCGGACCAGGGCCTCGCTCAGCGGCCTGGGCAGGCGCACCCGCAGGTGGGCGCCGCGGAAGGACTGCACCGGCGGGCGGGGCCTGTCCGTCGGCAGCTCCAGCACCGGCAGCGCCGCGAGCTGGCGCCTCCAGTAGCCCAGCTGCGCCTCCAATGCCTCGCCCCTCAGCCACTGCCGCTGCCACACCGCGAAGTCCGCGTACTGCACCGGCAGCTCGGGCAACGCAGGCGTCTGGTCCTTCACCAGCGCCTCGTAGATCGCCGCCACCTCGCGCACCAGGATGCCCGCGGACCAACCATCCGTGACGATGTGATGCATCGTCACCAGCAGCACGTGCGAGCGCGCGTCCAGCCGCAGCAGCACCGCCCTCAGCAGCGGGCCCCGCTCCAGATCGAACGGCCCCTCGGCCTCCTGTCCGGCGCGGCGGCGCACCTCGGCCTCGTGCCCGGCGGACGGCAGGGAGGACAGATCCACCACCTCCAGCTTCGCCTGGGGCTCGGCGGAGATGCACTGCACGGGGCCTGAGGGACCGTCACGGAAGGTGGTGCGCAGCACCTCGTGGCGGCGCTGCAGCTCCAGCACGCAGTGCGCGAGCGCGTCCACCCGCAGCTCCCCCTCCAACCGCACCGCCAGGGGCATGTTGTAGAAGGGGTTGCCCGGCGACATCCGATCCAGGAACCACAGCCGCTGCTGGGCGAAGGACAGCGGCAGCGCCTCGTCGCGCGGCGCCGGCTTCAGCGCGGGCACGGCCAGCGCCGTCGCGCCCGTCCGCAGCGACTGGATGCGCCCGGCCAGCTCGGCCACCGTGGGCGCCTCGAAGAGGGTGCGCAGCGGCACCTCCACTCCACACGACTCGCGCAGCCGGCTCACCACCTGCGTGGCCAGCAGCGAGTGTCCTCCCAGCTCGAAGAAGTTGTCCTCGGCTCCCACGCGCTCCGCGCGCAACAGCTCGCCGAAGAGCCCCGCGACCAGCTCCTCCATCGCGTTGCGCGGAGGCACGTAGCGCTCCGTGCCCGGCGTGGCCTGCGGTGCCGGCAGCGCCCGCCGGTCCACCTTGCCGTTGGTCGTGAGGGGCAGCGCCTCCAGTACCATGAAGGCCGAGGGCACCATGTACTCGGGCAGCCGCTGCCGCAACGCCTTCCGCAGCTCGCCCGGCTCCAGTGTCTGTCCCGGCCTCGCCACGAGGTAGGCCACCAGCCGCTTGTTGCCCGGCACGTCCTCGCGTGCCACCACCACCGCCTCGCGCACCGCGGGCTGCTCCACCAGCGCCGCTTCGATCTCTCCCGGTTCGATCCGGAAGCCGCGCACCTTCACCTGCTGGTCCGCGCGGCCCGAGAACTCGAGCTGTCCATCCCCCCGCCACCGCACCACGTCACCCGTGCGGTACAGGCGCGCGCCGGGCTCGGTGCTGAACGGGTGCGGGATGAAACGCTCGGCCGTCAGATCCGCCCGGCCCAGGTAGCCGCGGGCCAGTCCCACGCCACCCAGGTACAGCTCGCCCTTGTGTCCCACCGGCACGGGCCGCAGGTGCCCGTCCAGCACGTACACCTCCACGTTCGGCAGCGCCCGGCCAATGGGCGGCACCCGCCCGTCCGCCTGGCACTCCACCAGCGTGGCCACCACCGTGGCCTCCGTGGGGCCGTACGTGTTGAGGAAGCGCCGCTCCGGCGCCCAGCGCGCCACCACGTCCTCGGGGCACGCCTCGCCTCCGGAGATGACGGTGCGCAGCGCCGGCAGTCCATCCGCCGGTGTGGCCGCCAGCGCCGCCGGCGTGAGGCTGAGCACCGTGATGGAGGACTCCCGCAGCAGCTGCTGCAGCGAGGGCCCCGGCATCATCTCCTCGGCGGGCGCCAGGCACACCGTGCCGCCCGCGCACAGCGTGGTGAAGATCTCCTCCACGGAGATGTCGAAGGCGGGGCTGGCGAACTGCAATACCCGGCTGCCGGGCCCCACCTGGTA
This window contains:
- a CDS encoding non-ribosomal peptide synthetase, whose translation is MSNKTSDLEKRIANLPPEKRELLLRRLAEQQAAQAANTAVPAQPQTSAPVEVEPGVLSFAQHRLWFLEKLQPGTSLYNNPFAFRLLGIVDAEALRRGLEALVTRHAAMRTTFVEHQGEPRQVVRPPARFELPLEDLRALPEPKLAAQERMRAHARQLFDLERGPLVRATLLRLSEHEHLLLLTLHHIICDGWSMELLMGEMAAFYQAFSRGMEPRLPPLSWQYPDFARWQRQWMRGAELERQLGFWRERLRGAAPLELPLDRPRPVDPTLAGAVYPVRLERGLTQAVQELAQREGATPFMVLLAAFQVLLGRYAGQDDVVVGTPIANRTRKETEGLIGLFVNTLALRTTFSDDPSFRELVARVRQGSLEAYAHQDVPFEAVVDALQPERDLRRTPLFQVMFVLHNVGRDTASELPELRLENLPAHAGHSPFDLTLSLSHNGGELVGELEYGTELFDESTVARFVGHLRRLLEEAVAHPERRLSALGLLTEAERERLMGEWKGTRAPFPGQSCLHHLVEAQAVRTPEAVAAEYGGQRLTYTEMMRRARGLARRLRALGVGPEVRVGLCARRSLELVVGMLGVLEAGGAWVPMDPSLPTERLGWLLEDSGARVLLTQEKLLERLPARRPETLCLDSLWSELEREADGKVESGAGADNLAYVLYTSGSTGRPKGTLVTHRGVVNLVVQEAQAYQVGPGSRVLQFASPAFDISVEEIFTTLCAGGTVCLAPAEEMMPGPSLQQLLRESSITVLSLTPAALAATPADGLPALRTVISGGEACPEDVVARWAPERRFLNTYGPTEATVVATLVECQADGRVPPIGRALPNVEVYVLDGHLRPVPVGHKGELYLGGVGLARGYLGRADLTAERFIPHPFSTEPGARLYRTGDVVRWRGDGQLEFSGRADQQVKVRGFRIEPGEIEAALVEQPAVREAVVVAREDVPGNKRLVAYLVARPGQTLEPGELRKALRQRLPEYMVPSAFMVLEALPLTTNGKVDRRALPAPQATPGTERYVPPRNAMEELVAGLFGELLRAERVGAEDNFFELGGHSLLATQVVSRLRESCGVEVPLRTLFEAPTVAELAGRIQSLRTGATALAVPALKPAPRDEALPLSFAQQRLWFLDRMSPGNPFYNMPLAVRLEGELRVDALAHCVLELQRRHEVLRTTFRDGPSGPVQCISAEPQAKLEVVDLSSLPSAGHEAEVRRRAGQEAEGPFDLERGPLLRAVLLRLDARSHVLLVTMHHIVTDGWSAGILVREVAAIYEALVKDQTPALPELPVQYADFAVWQRQWLRGEALEAQLGYWRRQLAALPVLELPTDRPRPPVQSFRGAHLRVRLPRPLSEALVRLSRREGVTLYMTLLTAFQAVVSRYSGQTDVVVGTDIANRNRAETEGLLGFFVNQLVMRGDLSGNPSFRELLAKARETALAAYAHQDVPFEELVRELNPERSLGHAPLFQVKLLLQNAPDVDLELPGVKLGAVESEARTAKFDLTVALEESPEGLRGHWEYSTDLFDEETVARMSRHYQRVLEAMVANPGQRLGELSLLSEQERHQVLVEWNATTTPFPSDSCAHHLVQAVAARSPDAPALCVGDSTLSFRELEERSNQLAHHLLSLGVGVETPVALCLERSFELVIGLLAILKAGGTYVPLEPSLPAARLGFLLQDCGAPVLLTQESLADELPAYGQLLCLDSDWHQVASQPTTPPSSPVGPDNLAYIIYTSGSTGQPKGTLLHHRGLCNTSLAAARHHGFTPTSRVLQFAALSFDASIAEIFGSLVAGSCLVLAPR